The following are from one region of the Nerophis ophidion isolate RoL-2023_Sa linkage group LG20, RoL_Noph_v1.0, whole genome shotgun sequence genome:
- the LOC133539232 gene encoding uncharacterized protein LOC133539232, giving the protein MRTEEPQHNLIRKEEEYQLIPHFKNEEEHQRIPHFKDEREDPLTLHFKEEAVDPLSLPIKEEEEDPLTPHIKEEEEEHSISQQGEHLEGLEEVDVPKMPVTGVPVKSEDDEVKGESEERGGGEPPSSSSTQHMTTEADGDHCGGSQADKLLAPLSDSEDTTSHSPDTDDEDSKDDATCHTDNTHFTSSHSHKTFKSLSKLKTHENTHWRKNVFMFNLR; this is encoded by the coding sequence atgcggacggaggagccacagcacAACCTCATtaggaaggaagaggaataccaactgatcccccattttaaaaatgaagaggaacaccaacggatcccccattttaaagacgAGAGAGAAGACCCACTCACactccattttaaagaggaagcggtggatccactaAGCCTTCccattaaggaggaagaggaggatccactgacccctcacattaaagaggaagaggaagaacacagcatcagtcagcagggagagcatctagaaggactggaggaggttgatgtccccaagatgccagtgactggtgtccctgtgaagagtgaagatgatgaggtgaaaggtgaaagtgaggagaggggagggggggagcctccaagcagcagctcaacacaacacatgacaacagaagctgatggagaccactgtggaggatcacaagcagacaagctcttagctccactatcagatagtgaggacacaacgtcacactctcctgacactgatgatgaagactctaaagatgatgcaacatgtcacactgacaacactcacttcacatcttctcactctcacaaaacttttaaatctcTTAGTAAATtgaagacacatgagaacacacactggagaaaaaacgttttcatgttcaatctgcggtaa